In one window of Nitrospirota bacterium DNA:
- a CDS encoding SMP-30/gluconolactonase/LRE family protein, with protein MFSEKKSILLFFLLSCMMMASCASQKAAIDRTAAETIFWPGQPERPRIVYQWTVSSWASEAGRFFDFFAGGVGGDITDPQSATQLIRPYGIYADDQDSLIIADTGAFRVTIINTRTGELSHILKAGNEDLLSPIGVVSYQGRIFISDSLLKKVFIFDSGMRLAGTFEGAFERPTALALDAERKYMYVADTVAHTIYKYNLEGKRLGSFGKQGSEKGEFNFPAHLWVGAQGELFVTDSMNFRVQIFSPREEFLDMFGSLGDAYGNLEKPKGIATDSAGNIYVVDAIKDMVKMFNREGKLLLFFGGQGQDYGQLYLPSGIFIRNDFIYVADTYNSRVQVFRYLGAK; from the coding sequence GTGTTTTCTGAAAAGAAGAGCATCCTCCTGTTTTTTCTGCTGAGCTGCATGATGATGGCTTCCTGTGCTTCACAAAAAGCAGCTATCGACCGCACCGCAGCAGAAACGATCTTTTGGCCGGGACAGCCGGAAAGACCGCGGATTGTCTATCAATGGACAGTATCTTCGTGGGCTTCAGAAGCAGGCCGTTTTTTCGATTTTTTTGCCGGAGGCGTGGGAGGCGACATTACTGATCCGCAGTCTGCTACGCAGTTGATACGACCCTATGGGATATATGCTGATGATCAGGATTCCCTGATTATTGCTGATACGGGTGCTTTCCGTGTCACGATTATCAATACGCGGACAGGTGAGTTGAGCCATATCCTGAAGGCAGGAAATGAGGATCTTCTATCTCCTATCGGCGTGGTCTCATATCAGGGGCGGATATTCATAAGTGATTCTTTATTAAAAAAAGTGTTTATCTTTGATTCGGGAATGAGGCTTGCCGGAACATTTGAGGGTGCGTTTGAGCGGCCGACAGCGCTTGCCCTTGACGCTGAAAGAAAGTATATGTATGTTGCTGATACGGTTGCACATACGATTTATAAATACAATCTTGAAGGCAAACGACTCGGCAGTTTTGGTAAGCAGGGCTCAGAAAAGGGGGAGTTCAATTTTCCTGCCCATCTCTGGGTGGGCGCTCAGGGAGAGCTTTTTGTTACGGACTCGATGAATTTCAGGGTGCAGATATTTTCTCCCCGTGAAGAGTTTCTCGATATGTTCGGTTCGTTGGGCGATGCCTACGGGAATCTTGAAAAACCGAAGGGCATAGCAACGGACAGCGCAGGGAATATTTATGTTGTCGATGCAATAAAAGATATGGTAAAAATGTTTAATAGAGAGGGTAAGCTGCTCCTTTTTTTTGGTGGACAGGGTCAGGATTATGGACAATTGTACCTGCCATCTGGTATTTTTATCAGGAATGATTTTATCTATGTTGCAGATACCTATAACAGCAGGGTGCAGGTTTTTAGATATCTTGGGGCGAAATAA
- a CDS encoding peptidylprolyl isomerase translates to MRQNWKIRLQKLWSFFFSCCLISLVLLNCSPAFSDEIKVLPPQASAAATGTVPLNPAVIARVGAAVITDMDLQEAVSKKVQNMYSHGQDLTQKPAYRREALDELIEAQLIYYAALKEGLQISEAAVTGVVAQNVQSMGSEQALQEVLKLRGLSMEAFKEKIKTYLSANEFLIKLLKKSAYLEEELVTYYEKHRESFRRPASVRMQSILLKVDPSAMEDAWQKKREKAEELLKKIQSGEDFFMIAYNNSDDPYRVKGGDLGFIHKGMLTPEELETAAFALEPGQLSGVIRTIHGLHILKAGEKRPGELPEFEKVKDDLAQKLQKQRFDEKKAEILKRMKDEHPVTIMITIDDKP, encoded by the coding sequence ATGAGACAAAATTGGAAGATACGGCTGCAGAAACTCTGGTCATTCTTTTTCTCATGTTGTCTGATTTCCCTCGTCCTCCTGAATTGTTCCCCCGCGTTTTCAGATGAAATAAAAGTATTACCTCCTCAAGCCTCAGCAGCAGCCACCGGGACGGTTCCCCTAAATCCTGCAGTTATCGCCCGTGTCGGAGCTGCAGTTATTACAGATATGGACCTTCAGGAGGCTGTCAGCAAGAAGGTGCAGAATATGTATTCTCATGGTCAGGATCTTACGCAGAAGCCGGCGTACCGGCGCGAGGCCCTGGACGAATTGATTGAGGCACAGCTGATTTATTATGCCGCCTTAAAAGAGGGTCTACAAATTTCGGAAGCTGCAGTGACCGGCGTTGTTGCACAAAATGTGCAGAGTATGGGATCAGAACAGGCATTGCAGGAAGTCTTGAAACTAAGAGGGCTCTCGATGGAAGCCTTTAAGGAAAAAATCAAGACCTACCTGTCTGCTAATGAATTCCTGATAAAACTTTTAAAAAAGAGCGCGTATCTGGAAGAGGAATTAGTAACGTATTATGAGAAACATAGGGAAAGTTTTCGGCGGCCGGCATCTGTTCGTATGCAGAGCATTCTTTTAAAGGTTGACCCATCAGCCATGGAAGATGCCTGGCAGAAAAAGAGGGAAAAGGCTGAGGAACTGCTGAAGAAAATTCAGTCCGGCGAGGACTTCTTTATGATAGCCTATAACAACTCTGATGATCCTTACCGGGTTAAGGGCGGAGATCTTGGCTTTATCCATAAGGGAATGCTTACCCCTGAGGAGTTGGAAACCGCTGCCTTTGCGCTGGAGCCGGGGCAGCTGAGCGGAGTGATCAGGACTATCCACGGCCTGCATATTCTAAAGGCCGGCGAAAAGAGGCCGGGCGAGCTGCCCGAATTTGAAAAGGTGAAGGATGACCTGGCACAAAAACTTCAGAAGCAGCGATTTGATGAAAAAAAGGCGGAGATACTAAAGAGGATGAAAGACGAGCATCCGGTCACTATTATGATAACTATTGACGATAAACCCTGA
- a CDS encoding ammonia-forming cytochrome c nitrite reductase subunit c552: MIGRIYFIILMVLHSTSIAIAGIAATKHNLSMTGPGVVKSGVEDRICVFCHTPHSATVNIDGLHVPLWNHTLSNAVYTLSASPTMKSVPQNPPDGDSRLCLSCHDGTVAIGSVARSGYSPSIINVEGTGTGGVMPGVAGDPGSSNLGTDLSGHHPVSLEVNTALINAKNTQCNDPVSPISWRVCFPSAGNAVKMRPTNNLYGAGSHTKTGVQCSSCHDPHEDSPSGNKFLRVDISDPVLGIDPLCLACHRDCDLACP; this comes from the coding sequence ATGATCGGTAGAATTTATTTTATTATATTAATGGTGTTGCACAGCACATCGATCGCTATTGCCGGCATCGCTGCCACGAAGCATAATCTTTCAATGACTGGTCCCGGTGTTGTTAAGTCCGGGGTTGAAGATCGTATCTGTGTTTTCTGCCACACGCCGCATAGTGCCACCGTCAACATTGATGGACTTCATGTCCCGCTCTGGAATCATACCCTTTCGAATGCTGTCTATACATTGTCAGCATCACCGACCATGAAATCAGTGCCCCAGAATCCTCCCGATGGAGACTCAAGACTCTGTCTGAGTTGTCACGACGGGACAGTCGCTATAGGATCAGTTGCCCGTTCCGGGTACTCTCCAAGCATAATTAATGTAGAGGGGACCGGCACTGGCGGAGTCATGCCGGGAGTGGCCGGAGACCCTGGTTCATCAAATCTCGGCACTGACCTGAGCGGTCATCACCCTGTTTCTCTTGAGGTTAATACTGCGCTGATAAACGCCAAGAATACCCAATGCAATGACCCGGTCTCGCCGATCAGCTGGAGGGTATGTTTTCCTTCTGCCGGTAATGCGGTGAAGATGAGGCCGACCAATAATTTGTATGGAGCCGGTTCCCACACAAAGACCGGCGTGCAGTGCTCATCCTGCCACGATCCGCATGAGGACTCGCCCTCTGGCAACAAATTTCTCAGAGTTGACATTAGTGATCCGGTTCTGGGCATAGATCCGCTCTGCCTTGCCTGTCATCGGGACTGTGATCTGGCATGTCCATGA